A genomic stretch from Microtus pennsylvanicus isolate mMicPen1 chromosome 11, mMicPen1.hap1, whole genome shotgun sequence includes:
- the Csf2 gene encoding granulocyte-macrophage colony-stimulating factor, with translation MWLQILLFLGIMVCSFSAPTRSPALVTRPWKHVDAIKEALSLLNDTPTMENDEEEVDIVSEEFSIQRPTCVQTRLKVYEQGLRGNLTKLKGALKMMASHYQKNCPPTPETDCDTQVTTYEDFIDNLKGFLFDIPFDCWKPVQK, from the exons ATGTGGCTTCAGATCTTACTTTTCCTTGGCATTATGGTCTGTAGCTTTTCTGCACCCACTCGCTCACCCGCCCTTGTCACCCGGCCTTGGAAGCATGTCGATGCCATCAAAGAAGCCCTGAGCCTCCTGAATGACACCCCTACCATGGAG AACGATGAAGAAGAAGTAGACATTGTTTCTGAAGAGTTCTCCATCCAG AGGCCAACATGTGTGCAGACCCGCTTGAAGGTATATGAGCAGGGCCTCCGGGGCAACCTCACCAAACTCAAAGGCGCCTTGAAGATGATGGCCAGTCACTACCAGAAGAACTGCCCCCCAACCCCG GAAACTGACTGTGACACCCAAGTCACCACATATGAGGATTTCATAGACAACCTTAAAGGCTTTCTCTTTGACATCCCCTTTGACTGCTGGAAGCCAGTCCAGAAATGA